The Helianthus annuus cultivar XRQ/B chromosome 16, HanXRQr2.0-SUNRISE, whole genome shotgun sequence genome includes a window with the following:
- the LOC110920233 gene encoding protein indeterminate-domain 6, chloroplastic-like produces MAAGSPSSTIMFFGTTNTIDYMELMANSQQNHHPVDPNKQSNQSEASCKFFINAFIYLPYYLVPVRFWRSISNRKQDNETVFLTVNQTSSLDDLAWFERNFGLLTIDPKEEVAISVTPNTLLDPNRYVCEVCYRGFARRQNLTLHRRAHNLPFTLKTRTSNEPSPRKVYLCPEPTCVHHNRSHALGDFGGVRKHYLRKHCTTKNFKCDTCCKAYSVEADLRAHSKVCAKKKYACRCGSCFIRRCDTPEHVGAAKYQQTLNVEDSAVKSTRNDNSSSSLIGSVMSHPTTLLMGPQISSIQNQPNPYHSIASHQYQLSQIGEDHRMTNPYGGLNFSMSHPYQHESQMKSDKGLYADVSMDKIPLHSLNLGDGGTSYRPGEGSNSFSNGGYMFDPSSSLNLTPAMHNTGQDGMLNPMSGISDGGNYGCGSYYGYGYGYGYGYGYGHGSGSGQFDHGRAMEGGNCEASAATARAVAPSESHLNQHGFRF; encoded by the exons ATGGCTGCAGGATCACCTTCTTCAACAATTATGTTCTTTGGCACCACAAACACAATAGATTACATGGAGCTCATGGCAAATTCTCAACAGAATCATCATCCTGTTGATCCCAACAAGCAAAGCAATCAATCTGAAGCCTCATGCAAGTTCTTCATTAATGCTTTTATTTATTTACCTTATTATCTTGTG CCAGTTCGGTTTTGGCGGTCTATTTCAAACCGTAAACAAGACAATGAAACAGTTTTTCTAACCGTAAACCAAACCAGTTCACTGGATGATTTAGCTTGGTTTGAACG AAACTTTGGTTTATTGACAATAGATCCAAAGGAAGAAGTTGCAATATCAGTGACTCCCAACACTCTATTAGATCCAAATAGGTATGTTTGTGAAGTTTGCTACAGAGGCTTTGCAAGAAGGCAGAACTTGACGCTTCATCGACGAGCTCACAATCTTCCTTTCACTCTCAAGACGAGAACATCGAACGAACCATCACCAAGAAAGGTGTATCTTTGCCCTGAGCCCACATGTGTCCATCACAACCGTTCTCACGCCTTAGGAGACTTTGGCGGTGTTAGGAAACATTATTTAAGAAAACATTGTACTACGAAGAACTTTAAATGTGACACCTGTTGCAAGGCTTACAGTGTTGAGGCTGACTTGCGAGCGCATTCAAAGGTTTGTGCCAAGAAAAAATATGCTTGTCGCTGCGGCAGTTGTTTCATCAG GCGTTGTGACACACCAGAGCATGTGGGCGCAGCCAAATATCAACAAACGCTCAACGTAGAAGACAGTGCAGTCAAAAGCACTAGAAAtgacaacagcagcagcagcctcataGGCTCGGTTATGTCACATCCGACAACATTACTCATGGGACCGCAAATTTCGTCCATCCAAAACCAGCCCAATCCTTACCATTCTATCGCGTCCCACCAGTATCAACTATCTCAAATCGGAGAAGATCATCGCATGACCAACCCTTACGGCGGCTTAAACTTCAGCATGAGTCACCCATACCAACATGAGTCTCAGATGAAAAGTGATAAAGGCTTGTATGCGGATGTGTCGATGGACAAGATCCCATTACACAGTCTGAATCTTGGAGATGGTGGCACTAGTTATCGACCTGGGGAAGGCTCAAATTCATTTTCGAATGGTGGTTATATGTTTGATCCTTCAAGCTCTCTTAATTTGACACCAGCTATGCATAACACTGGTCAAGATGGAATGTTGAATCCTATGAGTGGTATTAGCGATGGTGGAAACTACGGGTGTGGCAGTTACTATGGTTACGGTtacggttatggttatggttatggttatggtcaTGGAAGTGGAAGTGGACAGTTTGACCATGGACGTGCAATGGAAGGGGGCAACTGTGAAGCATCAGCGGCAACTGCACGAGCAGTAGCCCCATCCGAATCGCACTTGAACCAACATGGCTTTCGGTTTTGA